The following coding sequences lie in one Megalodesulfovibrio gigas DSM 1382 = ATCC 19364 genomic window:
- a CDS encoding histone deacetylase family protein has translation MLTAKNSLGVVFFPAFDWAIEATHPEREERLLYTQDQLKEEGLFDIEGVVEYKPEVATRQDVERVHFCLPSVETVATKSHMISAGGAIKAARLVMDGEMDRAFALVRPPGHHAMKVVEGNRGFCNINIEAVMLEWIREHYGPKRVAIIDTDCHHGDGTQDIYWHDPNTLFISLHQDGRTLYPGTGFPDELGGPNALGRTLNIPLPPRTGDEGFLYVVENCILPILKDFKPDLVINSAGQDNHFTDPITNMNFSAQGYARLNELLKPDLAVLEGGYAIQGALPYVNLGICLAMAGVDYSHVREPDFDPARIRQDVRTMDFIKKVCEMTTRHYFRPPAAPTDGDVVNGWHSRMKDVYYDTDGISESQVESVSLCSDCAGVRKIEVWSSISPLSLCIEIPQTACDRCLGLGKRVLEEGHTKGNYRIIQCINRKEKEYTQFGF, from the coding sequence ATGCTCACCGCAAAAAATTCCCTCGGCGTCGTCTTTTTCCCGGCCTTCGACTGGGCCATCGAAGCCACGCATCCCGAACGCGAAGAACGGCTGCTCTACACCCAGGATCAGTTGAAGGAAGAGGGCCTCTTCGACATCGAAGGCGTGGTGGAATACAAGCCCGAGGTCGCCACCCGGCAGGACGTGGAGCGCGTGCACTTCTGCCTGCCCAGCGTGGAGACCGTGGCCACCAAAAGCCACATGATCAGCGCCGGCGGGGCCATCAAGGCCGCCCGGCTGGTGATGGACGGCGAAATGGACCGCGCCTTTGCCCTGGTCCGTCCTCCGGGGCACCACGCCATGAAGGTGGTGGAGGGCAACCGCGGCTTCTGCAACATCAACATCGAAGCCGTGATGCTCGAATGGATCCGCGAGCACTACGGCCCCAAGCGCGTGGCCATCATCGATACCGACTGCCACCACGGCGACGGCACCCAGGACATCTACTGGCACGATCCGAACACGCTCTTCATCTCCCTGCATCAGGACGGCCGCACCCTGTACCCCGGTACCGGCTTTCCCGACGAGCTCGGCGGCCCAAACGCCCTGGGCCGTACCCTGAACATCCCCCTGCCGCCGCGCACCGGGGACGAAGGCTTCCTCTATGTGGTGGAGAACTGCATCCTGCCGATCCTGAAGGACTTCAAGCCGGACCTCGTCATCAATTCCGCCGGGCAGGACAATCACTTCACCGATCCCATCACCAACATGAACTTCTCCGCCCAAGGCTATGCCCGGCTCAATGAGCTGCTCAAGCCGGACCTTGCCGTGCTGGAAGGCGGCTACGCCATCCAGGGCGCGTTGCCATACGTGAACCTGGGCATCTGCCTGGCCATGGCCGGGGTGGACTATTCCCACGTGCGCGAGCCGGATTTCGACCCCGCCCGCATCAGGCAGGACGTGCGGACCATGGACTTCATCAAGAAGGTCTGCGAGATGACTACCCGGCACTACTTCCGCCCCCCGGCCGCCCCGACCGACGGCGACGTGGTGAACGGCTGGCACAGCCGCATGAAAGACGTCTATTACGACACCGACGGCATCTCCGAAAGTCAGGTGGAAAGCGTCTCGTTGTGCTCGGATTGCGCCGGGGTGCGCAAGATCGAGGTCTGGTCGTCCATCTCGCCCTTGTCCTTGTGCATCGAGATTCCCCAGACCGCCTGCGATCGCTGCCTGGGCCTGGGCAAGCGTGTCCTGGAGGAAGGGCACACCAAGGGCAACTATCGCATCATCCAGTGCATCAACAGGAAGGAAAAGGAATATACCCAGTTCGGGTTTTGA
- a CDS encoding PAS domain-containing sensor histidine kinase has protein sequence MQDAPESAFTPVAGLADAVPGFSPDEMDAVLRRCRALEEELRTIQAIQLTAVEQAPVGILVADARERRIRLASLKGLGLLGKDEAVCRNAPLHSWTLLHPDGTPFAPEERPLERAMCHGEVVETADALIVGLDGQQRHVSINAAPVRNGSGEIVAGVSVFLDITERRRLECQRTQTLTFFAHDMKSPLMGALALTRRLLEGKEGPLSGRQVENLEMVASLLDRVLTLSMDFLDVARMDQAGFTLAREPVALAPVLQALVREYGRRAEDKGLAFRAELDQNLPEVLGDRQRLMRMVANLLDNAIKYTAEGAVAFTVRRHGRELELCVQDDGPGLSQNDQDNLFEKFFRGDAGKGSEGSGVGLAAVKAIAQAHGGRVIGQNRPEGRGALFSIWLPLQAS, from the coding sequence ATGCAGGACGCGCCCGAGTCAGCATTCACGCCGGTGGCAGGCCTTGCGGACGCCGTGCCGGGATTTTCTCCCGACGAGATGGACGCCGTGCTGCGCCGCTGTCGCGCGCTGGAAGAAGAACTCAGAACCATCCAGGCCATCCAGCTCACCGCCGTGGAGCAGGCCCCGGTGGGCATTCTGGTGGCCGACGCCCGGGAGCGCCGCATCCGTCTGGCCAGTCTCAAGGGACTGGGATTGCTGGGCAAAGACGAAGCCGTTTGCCGCAATGCCCCCCTGCATAGCTGGACCTTGCTGCACCCGGATGGCACTCCCTTTGCCCCGGAGGAGCGCCCCCTGGAGCGCGCCATGTGCCACGGCGAAGTGGTGGAGACCGCCGACGCGCTCATCGTGGGCCTGGACGGCCAGCAGCGCCATGTGAGCATCAATGCCGCCCCCGTGCGCAATGGCAGCGGGGAGATCGTGGCCGGGGTGTCCGTGTTTCTGGACATCACCGAGCGCCGCCGCCTGGAGTGCCAGCGCACCCAGACCCTGACGTTCTTTGCCCACGACATGAAATCCCCCCTCATGGGCGCCCTGGCCCTGACCCGGCGACTGCTGGAGGGCAAGGAGGGGCCGCTTTCCGGACGACAGGTCGAGAATCTGGAAATGGTGGCCTCCCTGCTGGATCGCGTGCTCACCCTGTCCATGGATTTTCTGGACGTGGCCCGCATGGACCAGGCCGGCTTCACCCTGGCCCGGGAGCCGGTGGCACTGGCTCCCGTGCTGCAGGCCCTGGTCCGCGAATACGGCCGGCGCGCCGAAGACAAGGGCCTCGCCTTTCGCGCCGAACTGGATCAGAACCTGCCCGAGGTGCTGGGCGACAGGCAGCGCCTCATGCGCATGGTGGCGAATCTGCTGGATAACGCCATCAAATACACCGCCGAAGGCGCGGTGGCGTTCACGGTCCGCCGTCACGGCCGGGAATTGGAACTCTGCGTGCAGGACGACGGGCCGGGCCTCTCCCAGAACGATCAGGACAATCTCTTCGAAAAATTCTTCCGTGGCGATGCCGGCAAGGGCTCCGAAGGCTCGGGCGTGGGGCTGGCTGCGGTCAAGGCCATTGCCCAGGCCCACGGCGGCCGCGTCATCGGGCAGAACCGGCCCGAAGGCCGCGGCGCCCTCTTCTCCATCTGGCTGCCGCTGCAGGCCTCCTGA
- a CDS encoding hydantoinase/oxoprolinase family protein has protein sequence MYCGIDVGGTHTDAVVVDHGEVLASCKVLTDHRNLLMSVHAALEDVCSRVKMHRIERITLSTTLSTNAIVEGKTEDAGIIVSSGPGIDPESFRHGKGYFVIPGSIDHRGYEIQPLETADLKDTLTMCRELGLSVYAVVGKFSTRNPSHELQLAQALQGQADHVTLGHRLSGLLNFPRRIATAAYNAQVWRLYNRFADAVETSLRELGLEAQVGILKADGGTMPLAASRARPVESILSGPAASVMGMLALCDIYEDAILLDIGGTTTDIALLSQGTPVVEEGIAMGSYPTLVRALKTRSIGVGGDSMLTVRGGTVFVGPRREGPSMAQGGHTPTLIDACNYLRITSFRDREASRRGIEKLAALWDMYPEKLARAAVDRAVSAIKEAALELVREINERPVYTIHELLKGKTLDPRRAYLMGGPAMVFRELLEQAFGFEVEAPQHYEVANAVGAALTRTTAELELTADTERRQLVIPSLGRVEDIPARFTLEDAKARAKESLLTMLEGQGLRAREEYGDDVEFTEVQSFNMVDFYGAAHKNIRVKCQIKPGISE, from the coding sequence ATGTACTGCGGCATAGACGTGGGAGGGACCCACACGGACGCGGTGGTGGTGGACCACGGCGAGGTGCTGGCCTCGTGCAAGGTGCTCACGGATCACCGAAATCTGCTCATGAGCGTGCACGCGGCCCTGGAGGATGTCTGCTCCCGGGTCAAGATGCATCGCATCGAGCGCATCACCCTCTCCACCACCCTCTCCACCAACGCCATTGTGGAAGGCAAGACCGAGGACGCCGGCATCATCGTCTCCTCCGGGCCGGGCATCGATCCGGAATCCTTCCGCCACGGCAAGGGCTATTTTGTCATCCCCGGCTCCATCGATCATCGCGGGTACGAAATCCAGCCCCTGGAGACTGCGGATCTCAAGGACACCCTGACCATGTGCCGCGAGCTGGGCTTGTCGGTGTATGCCGTGGTCGGCAAGTTTTCCACCCGCAATCCGAGCCATGAACTGCAGCTTGCCCAGGCCTTGCAGGGGCAGGCCGATCATGTGACCCTGGGGCATCGCCTGTCCGGGCTGCTGAATTTCCCCCGCCGCATCGCCACGGCGGCGTACAACGCCCAGGTGTGGCGGCTGTACAACCGCTTTGCGGATGCGGTGGAAACCAGCCTGCGGGAACTGGGCCTGGAGGCCCAGGTGGGCATCCTGAAGGCCGATGGCGGCACCATGCCCCTGGCTGCCTCCCGCGCCCGGCCCGTGGAAAGCATCCTCTCCGGCCCGGCAGCCAGCGTCATGGGCATGCTGGCCCTGTGCGACATCTACGAAGACGCCATCCTGCTGGATATCGGCGGCACCACCACGGACATCGCCCTGTTGTCCCAGGGCACGCCGGTGGTGGAGGAGGGCATTGCCATGGGCAGCTACCCGACCCTGGTGCGCGCCCTCAAGACGCGCAGCATCGGCGTGGGCGGCGATTCCATGCTGACGGTGCGCGGGGGCACGGTCTTCGTGGGGCCGCGACGCGAGGGACCGTCCATGGCCCAGGGCGGGCACACGCCCACGCTCATTGATGCCTGCAACTACCTGCGCATCACCAGCTTTCGGGATCGGGAAGCCTCCCGTCGCGGCATCGAAAAACTGGCCGCCCTCTGGGATATGTATCCGGAGAAGCTGGCCAGGGCCGCAGTGGACCGGGCCGTGTCCGCCATCAAGGAAGCCGCCCTGGAACTGGTGCGCGAAATCAACGAAAGACCGGTATACACCATCCATGAGCTGCTCAAGGGCAAAACCCTGGACCCCCGGCGGGCCTATCTCATGGGCGGGCCGGCCATGGTTTTCCGGGAGCTGCTGGAGCAGGCCTTCGGCTTTGAGGTGGAAGCCCCCCAGCATTACGAGGTGGCCAACGCCGTGGGCGCAGCCCTGACCCGCACCACGGCCGAACTGGAGCTGACCGCGGATACCGAACGCCGCCAGCTGGTCATCCCGTCCCTGGGCCGGGTGGAGGACATCCCCGCCCGCTTCACCCTGGAGGACGCCAAGGCCCGCGCCAAGGAATCCCTGCTGACCATGCTGGAGGGCCAGGGCCTCAGAGCCCGCGAGGAATACGGCGACGACGTGGAGTTCACCGAGGTCCAGAGCTTCAACATGGTGGATTTCTACGGCGCCGCGCACAAGAACATTCGCGTGAAGTGCCAGATCAAGCCGGGCATTTCCGAGTAA